The genomic segment CTTCGGCGGCGGCGGCCCGGTCACCGGCTGCCCGTGCGCCGGCAGCGAGGAGTCGGGCAAGGCCCTGGCCCGGTCCACCGCGGCCTGCCACTGCTCCAGCTGGCGCCGTCCCATCCGGTGCCCGAACCCGTTCAGTGCGGCCAGCGCCTGCGCGTTCACCGGCAGTGCGAGCGCGGCCTCCACGATCGCCGCGTCGCTCAGCACCTTGCCCGGCGAGACGTCCCGCCGCTGCGCGATCCGGTCCCGCGCCTCCCACATCTCCCGTACGACCGCCATCTGCCGCCGACGCCGCACCTTGTGCATCCCGGAGGTACGCCGCCAGGGATCCTTGCGCGGCTCGGCGGGCGGAGCGGACGCGATCGCGTCGAACTCCTGCCGCGCCCACTCCAGCTTCCCCTGCCGGTCCAGCTCCTTCTCCAGGGCGTCCCGCAGGTCCACGAGGAGCTCCACGTCGAGCGCGGCGTACCGGAGCCACGGCTCGGGCAGCGGGCGGGTGGACCAGTCGACCGCGGAGTGGCCCTTCTCGAGGACGTAGCCGAGGACGCCCTCGACCATCGCGCCGAGGCCGACCCGCGGGAACCCGGCGAGCCGGCCGGCCAGCTCGGTGTCGAAGATCCGGGTCGGGACCATGTCTATCTCGCGCAGACAGGGCAGGTCCTGGGTGGCCGCGTGGAGCACCCACTCCACGCCGGAGAGCGCCTCGCCGAGGCCGGAGAGGTCGGGGCAGGCGACCGGATCGATCAGCGCGGTGCCCGCGCCCTCACGGCGCAGCTGCACCAGATAGGCCCGCTGGCCGTAGCGATATCCGGACGCGCGTTCGGCGTCGACGGCGACGGGGCCGGAGCCCGCGGCGAAGGCGGCGATCACCGCGGCGAGCGAGGACTCGTCGGCGATCACGGCCGGAATGCCGTCGCGCGGCTCCAGCAAAGGGACGGGCGCCCCCGCTTCAGAAGATCCGCCGTCGTCCGGAGGGGCGCCTCCGGTGGTTCGCAGGGTCCTGTCTGCTGCGGTCTCTTGGGCGTCGGTCACCTGTCAAGGGTATCTGTGTATGGACAAGGCCCGCCGACGGAACGTTCCGCCGACGGGCCATGCAGGGTCGTAAACCAGTCATGTGTCACACGTGTCAGTGAATGTTTCCGTCGAATCAGGATGGGTCGGACATCGATGAACGATCCCGGCTTCTTCCGGTCTCGGTTCCCCCCGTGTCAGTGGATGATCCCGGTGCGCAGGGCCACCGCCACCATCCCGGCGCGGTCGCCGGTGCCGAGCTTGCGTGCGATTCGGGCCAAGTGGCTCTTGACCGTGAGCGCGGACAGGCCCATGGAGACGCCGATCGCCTTGTTCGACTGTCCCTCCGCGACCAGGCGCAGCACCTCGACCTCGCGGCCCGACAGCTCCCGGTAGCCGCCCGGGTGGCTCGGGGCGCCCGGGGGGCGGCGGTGCATACGGGCGGCGGAGCCGATGGGGGCGGCACCCGGGCGGGTGGGCAGTCCGATGTTGGTACGGGTGCCGGTGACGACGTATCCCTTCACACCGCCCGCGAGGGCGTTGCGTACGGCGCCGATGTCGTCGGCGGCGGAGAGGGCGAGGCCGTTGGGCCACCCCGCCGCGCGGGTCTCGGAGAGGAGGGTCAGGCCGGAACCGTCCGGCAGGTGGACGTCTGCGACGCAGATGTCACGCGGGTTGCCGACGCGCGGACGGGCCTCGGCGATCGACGAGGCCTCGATGACGTCGCGGACCCCGAGGGCCCACAGGTGACGGGTGACGGTGGACCGGACCCGGGGATCCGCCACCACCACCATCGCGGTCGGCTTGTTCGGACGGTAGGCGACCAGGCTTGCGGGCTGCTCGAGGAGAACGGACACCAGGCCTCCGGGGTACGG from the Streptomyces sp. NBC_00310 genome contains:
- a CDS encoding ribonuclease D, which codes for MTDAQETAADRTLRTTGGAPPDDGGSSEAGAPVPLLEPRDGIPAVIADESSLAAVIAAFAAGSGPVAVDAERASGYRYGQRAYLVQLRREGAGTALIDPVACPDLSGLGEALSGVEWVLHAATQDLPCLREIDMVPTRIFDTELAGRLAGFPRVGLGAMVEGVLGYVLEKGHSAVDWSTRPLPEPWLRYAALDVELLVDLRDALEKELDRQGKLEWARQEFDAIASAPPAEPRKDPWRRTSGMHKVRRRRQMAVVREMWEARDRIAQRRDVSPGKVLSDAAIVEAALALPVNAQALAALNGFGHRMGRRQLEQWQAAVDRARALPDSSLPAHGQPVTGPPPPKAWADKDPAAAARLSAARAGVSALAEQLTMPQENLITPDTVRRLCWEPPKSWDAESVSAALAGYGARAWQVELVTPVLVGAMSATAKAREA
- a CDS encoding helix-turn-helix transcriptional regulator, which produces MSVLLEQPASLVAYRPNKPTAMVVVADPRVRSTVTRHLWALGVRDVIEASSIAEARPRVGNPRDICVADVHLPDGSGLTLLSETRAAGWPNGLALSAADDIGAVRNALAGGVKGYVVTGTRTNIGLPTRPGAAPIGSAARMHRRPPGAPSHPGGYRELSGREVEVLRLVAEGQSNKAIGVSMGLSALTVKSHLARIARKLGTGDRAGMVAVALRTGIIH